From a single Eleginops maclovinus isolate JMC-PN-2008 ecotype Puerto Natales chromosome 18, JC_Emac_rtc_rv5, whole genome shotgun sequence genomic region:
- the LOC134880515 gene encoding LOW QUALITY PROTEIN: stonustoxin subunit beta-like (The sequence of the model RefSeq protein was modified relative to this genomic sequence to represent the inferred CDS: substituted 3 bases at 3 genomic stop codons) — MDLDLDLDLTLDLDLDLSLNLDLDLCKNVRSPLRDTHRLVSCDLSGQGCRALASALSSNPSHLRELDLSYNHPGDSGEKLLSARVEDPDWKLETLRMDHGGLQWLKPGLRKYAFELELDPNTAHRNLKLFDNNRKVTLVEEEQPYSDHPERFDFYEQLMCSEPLTSARFYWEAEWSGGVLVSVTYRGITRRGESNDCRYGRNDHLXLLXTQXKKSYLTPSSSSSSSSSSSSSSGRVAVYVDYPAGSLSFYKVSSDTLIHLYTFRTTFTEPLFAGCGLWSYGSSVSVCPLQV; from the exons ATGGACTTAGACCTAGACCTGGACCTAAccctggacctggacctggacctgaGCCTGAATCTGGATCTGGATCTCtgtaaaaat GTACGGAGCCCACtaagggacacacacaggttagTTTCTTGT GACCTTTCGGGACAGGGGTGTAGAGC TCTGGCTTCAGCTCTGAGCTCCAACCCCTCCCAcctgagagagctggacctgagctACAATCATCCAGGAGACTCAGGAGAGAAGCTCCTGTCTGCCAGAGTAGAGGATCCAGACTGGAAACTGGAGACACTCA GGATGGACCATGGTGGACTGCAGTGGTTGAAGCCTGGTCTGAggaagt ATGCCTTCGAACTGGAGCTGGACCCAAACACAGCGCACAGGAACCTTAAACTGTTTGACAACAACAGGAAGGTGACCCttgtggaggaggagcagcccTATTCTGATCATCCAGAGAGATTTGATTTCTATGAACAGCTGATGTGTAGCGAACCTCTGACATCTGCTCGCTTTTACTGGGAGGCCGAGTGGAGCGGAGGGGTTCTTGTATCAGTGACTTACAGAGGAATCaccaggagaggagagagtaaTGACTGTAGGTATGGAAGGAATGATCATTTATGATTACTctgaacacaataaaaaaaatcatacttaacaccctcctcctcctcctcctcctcctcctcctcctcctcctcctctggtagAGTAGCAGTGTATGTGGATTATCCTGCTGGCTCTCTGTCCTTCTATAAAGTCTCCTCTGACACACTGATCCACCTCTACACCTTCAGAACCACATTCACTGAACCTCTCTTTGCTGGTTGTGGGTTGTGGTCATATGGTtcctcagtgtctgtgtgtcctctgcagGTCTGA